In the Ornithinimicrobium pratense genome, GCCAGGGCCAGCCCGATGGACAGGCGGGTCGCGACGAGGACCCGGGCCAGGATGTCGCGGCCCAGCGCGTCGGTGCCGAAGGGGTGGTCGGGGGTGGGGCCTGAGCCCAGCGCGTCGAAGTTGTTGGTGCTCGCGACCTCGCCCCAGATCGTCGGGCCGAAGAGGAGGAGGAAGAGGATGAGGAGGTTGACGACCAGCGCAGCCAGACCGAGCGGGCTGACCAGCATGCGTCGCATGCTGGTGCCGCGGCCCTGCCTGCGGACCGGACGTTGGGGCAGCATCGTGCTCATGCCGCCTCCCGGATGGTGGAGCGCGGGTCGAGCAGCGCCAGGGTGAGGTCGACCGCGAGGTTGATGAGCAGCACCATCGTGCCGTAGACCAGCACGATGCCCTGGACCATCGGGTAGTCCTTGGCCAAGATTGAGCTGACCATAGTCGGGCCCAGTCCCGGCCAGGCGAAGATGGTCTCGACCAGCACCGATCCCACGACGAGTCCGGCGAGCAGGAGCCCGGAGACGGTCAGGGTCGCGGTCACGGCGTTGGGCAGGGCGTGCCGCAGGTAGATCCGGCCGGCGCGCAGACGTTTGGCCCGGGCCGTGCGGATGAAGTCCTGGCCGAGCACGCCGAGCACCTCAACCCGGACCAGGCGGGAGAGCGCCATCGCCGAACCGAGCGTCATCGCCGCGACCGGCAGCACGTAGGACGAGGGCCCCGCCTTGCCGGCGATCGGCAGCACCCCGAGGTTGACCGCGAAGAGGTAGACCAGCAACACCGAGAGCAGGAACTCGGGGACGGCCGAGACGACCATCGAGCCGGAGGTGAAGCCCAGCTCCAGCGGCCGGCGGCGCCCGTCCCGGGTGAGGATGGCCATCAGCAGACCCAGCGGGACGGCGATGAGGGTGACGGCCAGGAAAGCCAGCAGCGCGAGGGACAGGGTGTTGGGCAGCCGTTGGCTGATGGTGTCGATGACCGGGAGCCGGTTGAGCATCGAGACGCCGAAGTCGCCCCGGCTCAGGTCTGCCAGGTAGCTGCCGTACTGGACGTGCAGCGGGTCATTAAGCCCGAGCGTCTCACGCTGGCGCTCGACCAGGTCCTGCGGCGCGGTCAGCCCCAATGCGTTGCGGACCGGGTCACCGGGGATCAGGTGCAGCAGGAGAAAGGCGAAGGTGACGAGCAGCCACAGCGAGAAGACAAAACGGCTGAGCCTGCGCACCAGGAAGACTACCCAGGGGTTGAGGCTGGGTGCGGCCACCCGGGGACCGTCTGCTGTCACGGCGCTCCCGGCGTGGTGGCTCATCGGTGCAGGCCTTCTTTCTGACGGGTGGCGGTATGTGGGCGTGGGCGGGGGATAGAGGGGCGGGCCGGCCGGGCTGCCCGGCCGCCCCAGGACGTCACTGGGTGGACCGGATCGAGGACCCGTCGATCTCGCCGCTGGCGGCATCGAGGGTGACGCCGTTCAGGTAGTTGGAGGCGACGATGTCGAACATGGGGGCGACGTCAACGTTCTGGATCAGGGCGGTCTCCGCCTCGATCCACAGAGCGCAGGCCGCCTCGATCTCACCCTGGACGTTGGCCTCGGCACTCTTGGCCGTGTAGGTCTCGTTGTCGATGTGGGCGAAGTTGGTGCCGTCGGGGGCGGCCGGCCCGGAGAGGAAGGCGAGCAGCTGCGAGGGCAGGTCGACGGTGACCGGAATCCACCCGGCGTCCCAGTCGCCGGAGGCGAAGAGGACCTCGTTGAGCTGGGTCGCGGCGATCGTGGACGGGCTCATCTCGGCCCCGACCTCGCGCCACTGCTGGGAGAGCAGCTCGGCGGCCGCCGCCAGCTCGTCGCCGCCGCGCTGGGCGAAGATGAACTTCAGGCTGAGCCGGTTGCCGTCCTTCTCCCGGATCCCGTCGGCGCCGCGGACCCAGCCGGCGTCGTCGAGCATCGCGTTGGCGGCCTCGACGTTGTAGGCGGGCAGGTTGCCGCTGACGGTGTCGCCCGGGCACACCTTGGGCTCGAGGGTGACCAGGCCGGTGGAGACCTGGCCGGCTGCGCCGGCGCCCACGGCCGCGACCATCTCGATGTCGGTGGCCGCGATCAGGGCCTTGCGCACGGCGGGGTCGGCGCCGGGATGGCCGGGGCCCTGGTTGAAGAAGGTCTCCCCAAGGGGTGAGGCCGCGCCATACCGGTCCAGGCCCGCGGCCTGCACCCGCTCCTCGTCGCCGGGGCTGACACCGGCGATGTTGACCTCACCGGCGAGCAGCAGGTTGGCGGTCGTGGTCATGTTGGGAATGACGCGGAAGACGAAGGTGTCAGGGACGCCCTCGCCCTCGAAGGGCTCCTGGCGCGGACCCCAGCTGTAGTCCTCGTTGCGGGCGAAGGTGTAGCTGTCGTTGGGCGCGGCCTCCTCCAGCACCCACGGGCCGGTGCCGGCGGTGGCCTGGGCCAGCGTCTCGCGGTCATCCAGGCCGGAGCGGCAGACCATGAAGACCGAGGTGAGGTTGCTCAGCAGGAAGGCGTTGGGGGCGCTGACCTCGACGGTGACCGTGCCGGCCTCGTCGTCGGCGCTGGCCGTGGCGTCTGTTGGCACCATGATGCCCAGCAGGGGGGATGCGTTCTCCGGGTCGGCGATGAAGGAGATGTTGTCCGCGGCATCGGTCGCGGTGAACGGCGTGCCGTCGGCGCAGGTCGCGTCCGGGTTGAGGCTGAAGGTCACCGACGTGGGGGTGACCTCCCACTCAGTGGCCAGGTTGGGCACGATCTCACCGTCCGGACTGGTGCGGACCAGTGAGTCGTAGGCCATCCGGCCCACGCCCCGGGTCACCTGCAGCACCGTCATGGCCGGGTCCAGGTTGCCGGGGTCGTCGCCGATGGCCATGGTGATCGTGCCCCCGGCCTCGCCAAGCTCGGCGGTGCCTGTCTCACCAGGGCTCTGGGTGGCGGCGCCGGTCCCATTGCCGTCGGGGGAGCCGGGGGAGTCGGAGCTGTTGCTGCACGCCGACAGCACGAGGGCTCCGCCCATGGCGATGGCGAGGAGCGGTCGAGTGGTGCGCATGTCCAACCTCCTGGGGTCGTGGGGTGCAGACATCGTCGCCCTCGGTGCCCGGCCCCTTCATCGTCCGATCCGACGAGCGGGCGTGCCCGCGTTGGTCCACACGCACAGCAGGCCCCGTGCTGGAGCTCAGCGACCGTAGGCATGGGGCGCGAGTAGTTCGTCCGCTGTGTGGGACACGGTCAGAAACCGCAGGCCGTGACCGGCCCGTCCGTCAGCGCCCAGCGCGGACGAACCTCAGCTCCTGGCCCGGCCGCAGCTGGGCACAGCGGTCGACGTCGAGATCGTCGACGTAGCCGATGACCGGGTAGCCACCAGTGACCGGGTGGTCGGCCAAGAAGAGCACGGGCAGGCCCGAGGGTGGCATCTGGATCGCGCCGCGCAGCATGCCCTCGCTGACCAGCTCACCCTCCCGCAGCCGCTGCAGCGGCTCACCACTGAGCCGGACCCCGACCCGGTTGGACTGGCTGTCGACGGAGTAGGTCTGGCTGGTCAGCAGCGCCCACGCCTCGTCGTCGAACCAGTCGCGCCGCGGGCCGGGGGTCACCGCGATCTGCATCAGCTCGTTGGTCGGCTCGGGGACGGGGGCGACGTCGACGCCGGGGACCGGCCGCTCCGTGGTGCCCACGGGCAGCACATCACCGGAGGACACCACGGGCGGGCCCAGGCCGGAGAGGATGTCGGTGGCCCGGCTGCCCAGGACCGGCTCGACGTCGATGCCTCCGCGCACCGCCAGATAGGTGCGCAGACCGGTCTCGGGTATGCCGAAGGTGAGGGTCTCCCCGGCGCGCAGCTGGAAGGCGGCCAGGTGGGGGACACCCGGGCAACGGGCGCCGCTCGTCGCCAGCGTGATGTCGGTGTCGGGGCTCAGGGACAGCCCGCCCAGGGTCAGCTCCAGCGTCGCCAGCGTGGGGTGGTTGCCGATGAGCGCGTTAGCCAGCCGGTGGGCGCCGCGGTCGCACGCGCCAGACCGGCCGATGCCCAGCGCAGAGTGCCCCGGCCGGCCGAAGTCCTGCACGGTGGTCAGCGCACCGGGCTCGATGATGGTCAGCTCGGTCACGGCTGCCCCACGAAGCGGACGGCGGTGCCGGGCACGAGCAGCGCCGGCGGGTCGCGGTCGATGTCGAAGACGTCGACCACGGCGGTTCCGATGAGCTGCCAGCCGCCGGGGGACTCCCGCGGGTAGACCCCGGTGAACTCCCCGGCGATCGCCACGGCCCCGGCTGGCACCTTGGTCCGCGGGCTGGACCGGCGGGGCGTGTCCCAGGCGAACTTCGACCCCGCCAGGTAGCCGAAGCCGGGCGCGAAGCCGCAGAAGGCCACCGTCCAGTCCTCCTCCTGGTGCCGCTGGACCAGCTCCTCAGGTGAGCACCCGAGCAGCTCGGCCGCCTCGGCCAGGTCCTCCCCGTCATACCGGACCGGGACCTCCACGGTGGAGCCCTCCTGCTGTCCGTGCTCCGCGGGCGGCACCTGTCGCAGCTGGGACCGCAGATCCTCCAGATTGGTCTCGCGGTCGGCGACCACGAGGATCGTCCGCCCCGCAGGGACCAGGTCGAGGACCGGCAGGTCGGCGTCCAGCAGCGCCGCATACTGACGCAGCACGTCCTCCAAGGTGTCCAGCTCCAGCAGCAGCCCCCGCGAGCCGCTCGGCAGGATCCGCATCGCCTCCCCCATGCTCACCCCGTGATCAGCTCGATGGCGGGGCGGACCGAGTTGACCGCCAGGTAGATGGTCACCAGCCAGGCGACGGTGCCGATGCCCGCGAGCCACTTGGGGTAGTCGTAGCCCTGCAGCAGATCCCGCCGCCGCCAGGCGACCCACAGCATGACCCCGATCCCGACCGGCAGCAGGATCCCGTTGAAGGCGCCCGCGAAGACGAGCAGCTGGGCCGGGGCCGCCCCGATCGACAGGTAGAGGATGAGCGAGACGACGATGAAGCCGATGACCATGAAGTTGGTCGTGCGCGGCGTGGTCTTCTCCCGGGAGGTCAGGAAGGTGACCGTGGTGTAGGAGACGCCGATGACGCTGGTCAGCGCGGCGGCGGCGAAGACCACGCCAAAGAGCCGGTAGCCGACGGCCCCGGCCGCAGCCTCGAACGCGCTGGCCGCTTGGCGCTCCGGGTCCAGGGCGTGGCCGGCGCTGACCACACCGAGGATGGCCAGGAAGAGGATGACCCGCATCACGCCGGTGACGATGATGCCAGTGACCGCACCCTGGGTGAGCGTCTTGAGGTGACCCGGGCCGGAGATGCCCGCGTCCAGCAGGCGATGGACCCCGGCGTAGATGATGTAGCCGCCGATCGTGCCGCCGATGAGGGTGGTGATCGCCAGGGCGTTGATCTGCTCGGGCAGGACGGTGTTCCTCAGCGCGTCGCCGACCGGGGGACCGGAGGTGACTGCGATGTAGAGGGTCAACAGGATCATCACGGCACCGAGGAGAACGACGACGCGGTCCATCGCCACCCCCGCCCGCTTGGACAAGAAAATGGCGATGGCCAGGGCCGACAGCAGGACCGCGCCCAGCCGCATGTTCATGTCGGTCATGATGTTCATGCCGAGCCCGGCACCGCTGATGTTGCCGATGTTGAAGACGAGCCCGCCGAGCAGCAGCAGGAAGGCCATGAGATAACCCAGACCCGGCAGGGTCGCGTTGCCCAGCTCCTGCGCCCGCATGCCCGAGATGCCGATGACCCGCCACACGTTGGTCTGGATCGCGATGTCGACCAGGATCGAGATGAGGATGGCGAAGGCGAAGGCGGCGCCGAGCTGGACCGTGAAGTTCGTGGTCTGGGTGATGAAGCCAGGCCCGATCGAGGACGTGGCCATCAGGAAGATCGCGCCGAGCAGGGTGCCCCGGCCGGTCGCCGCCTTCAGGGCGGACTGACCGTCGACCTTCGGGTCGCGGGTGGTGTCTTGCGGCATCTTCGCCTCCACAGGGCCAGGGTATGTCGGTTGACGCGTGGTGCACTCTAGCCGGGAGCGGGCGCGCTTGGGGGCGGACCGGGCGCTCGACTCCGGACTACGAGGCGGAGCCCGGGCCGGGATGACCGCCGGCTCAGGGCACGGCGTAGACCACGTCCTTGATGTCGGTGACCAGCATGTGTCCCGGAGCGTGGGTGAGAGCGATCTGCGGCCGGGACTCCAGCACCATGGCCTGCGGGGTCACCCCGCAGGCCCAGAAGACCGGCACGTCACCGTCCTCGATCGTCGGCGCCTCGCCGTAGTCGGGGGAGTTCAGGTCCTCGATGCCGAGCCCCGCCGGGTCGCCCACGTGCACCGGCGCGCCGTGCACGGCGGGGTAGCGCGAGGTGATCCGCACCGCGTCGGCCACCTGTGCCGCGGGGATCGACCGCATCGAGACCACGAGCGGGCCCCCGAGGTCGCCGGCGGGCAGGCAGCGGGTGCTGGTGCGGTACATCGCCACGTTGGTCCCCGCGTCCTGGTGCCGCATCGGTATCCCCGCCTCGACCATGGGGTGCTCGAAGGTGAACGAGCAGCCGATGAGGAAGGTCACCAGGTCATCGCGCCAGTGCTCGCGCACGTCGCTGGCCTCCTCGACCAGCTCCCCCTCCTTCCAGACGCGGTAGCGCGGGACGTCCACCCGGATGTCCGCCGCCGGGTCGCCATACACGGCCGAGCCCTGCGGCGCGCGGACCTGCCCGGCCTCCAGCACCTCAAGCACGGGGCAGGGCTTGGGGTTGCGGGTGGCGAAGAGCAGCATGTCGAAGGCCACGGCCTGGGGCACGCTGATGATGTTGGCCTGCGCGTAGCGCGCGCACCAGCCGGTCGTCGGGACCTGCAGCCCCTGGGCGAAGAGGGCGCGGGCCTCTGCGGGCGACATCGCGGCCCGCTCCGCGCGGTCGGGGATGGTGTGCACGTTCAAGGTCCTCATTTCCTGGTATGCCGTGCCGGCCGGATACCGTGGTGCGTGCGATGGGTCGCCGGCCGGATGGGTCGGATGGGTCGGGTCGGATGGGGGTAGGGTCAGCCAGCCTGCGTGAGCCTGGGCCGCATCGTGGATGACCAGGCTTTGACGACATCGTGGGGCAGGTCGTAGCTGCCCGTCCAGGTGTGGGCGGGGAAGAGGAAGGCGCGCTGCATACCCAGCTCGTCGCGGGCGCGTAGGAGGCGGTCGGCGCACTGCTCGGGAGGGCCGAAGAGGCCGTAGGCGTCCAGCAGGTCGTCGACCAGCGCGTCCGGCAGGCTCGCCGGGTCGGTCAGGTCCGGCCCGGTGCCCAGCTCCGGCAGGTCGAGGCCCGAGGCGGACAGCCACCGTAGGTTGGAGCGGCTGGGGTAGTGCAGCCAGGGCTGGCCGTCGCGGAACCAGCTGCGCGGCCAGGCGCGGACCTCGTCCCGGGTGCCTAGCCCGATCGGCACGATGAGGGTCTCGACGAAGTCGCTGTCCGGGCCGTAGGGGTCGGGGCGGCCGGCCCGCTCGGCCCCGGCGCGCACGTGCGCACGTGCGGCCTGGACCCCGTCGGGGTGGAGCCCGACGAGCATCAGCACGCCGTCGCCGACCGCGCCGGCCAGCTCCAGCAGGCGAGGGCCGGAGGCCAGCACGTGCACCAGGCCCGCGCGGCTGCGCGGGTGGTGGAAGAGCTGCAGCTCCCGCCCGCCGTGGTCGGCGCGGCCCTCGTGCAGCAACCCGCGCAGGGCCCGCACGGCCTCACCGAGCACGGCTCTCTTGGCCTGCGCCTCGCCGGCCTTCTCCACCGACAGGAAGCCCGGGGCGACCGTGAGCTCTGACCGGCCAGGGGCCAGCTCGTCCAGCGAGGCGACGAGGGACGCGAGGACGATCGGGTGGCGGGTGACCACGTTGGACGTCGCGGGGAAGAGTCGCAGACGGTTGGTCGCCATCCCCATCGCGGCCAGTGCAAGGTAGGCGTCGCGGCCGGTGTGGTGGTGGTCGGGGACACCGATGCCGTCCAGGCCGGCCCGCTCGACCTCGGTGGCGAAGGTAGCGAGCTCGGGCAACGGCGCGCCCAGGGGGACGCGCAGCGCCACCTCGAGCGGGTGGGACGGTGCTGACATGTGACCTCCTCGTGACGGACACTAACATCGAGGAAAGACGGCCCTAGATCGAGCAGCAGGAGCACCTATGAGCACCGATACCCGGACCTCAGAGACCACCGAGACCGCGAGCATCGACCTCAACGCCGACCTGGGCGAGGGTCTAGGCAGCTGGTCGATGGGGGACGACCTGGCCCTGCTCGACATCGTCACCAGCGCCAACGTCGCCTGCGGCTTCCATGCCGGCGACCCCTCGATCATGCGGTCGGTCACCCAGGCAGCAGCTGACCGGGGCGTGGCGATCGGTGCGCACGTGGCCTACCGCGACCTGCACGGCTTTGGCCGCCGCTTCATCGACATGGAGCCCGACGCGCTGCGTGATGAGGTGCTCTACCAGATCGGCGCGCTGGAGACCTTCGCTCAGCGGGCCGGCACCACGATCGCCTACTGCAAGCCGCACGGCGCGCTTTACAACACGATCGCCAAGCACCCCGAGCAGGCAGCCGCCGTCGCCGAGGCGCTCAGCGAGTTCCGCTCCGGCCTGCCGGTGTTGGGCCTGCCGGGGTCGGTCTGGCTCGGCGTCGCCCAGGAGACCGGCCTGACGCCGGTGGGGGAGGCCTTCGCCGACCGCGCCTACACCCCCGACGGATCTCTCGTCTCCCGTCGCGAGCAGGGCTCGGTCCTGCACGAGGCTGGGACCATCGCCGAGCGCTGCGTGGCGATGGCCAAGGGTGAGGCGATCGCCGACGTTCAGGGTGGTGAGCTGGTCCTCGACGCGCGCTCGATCTGCGTTCACGGGGACACCCCGGGCGCCGTCGAGATTGCCCGCACGGTCCGCGAAGCGCTCGCCGGAGCCGGGGTCCAGGTCGAGCCGTTCGCCCGGGCCTGACCGCAGACCCGGCCACGCTCGCGCTCCGCGCCACTGTCGCCATGGGGACCGGCTGACCGAGCCACGTTGGGCGACCCCACTGCTGTGACAAAAGGGCTCGGTGCTGCTCAGCGTGGCTACTCGACCCGCCTGTGCCGGCAGGGCTGAGGCCCGTCGGCAGTGGATCTGCTCTAGGGGGTTGACAACTCCTCGATCCCGGGACCATGCTTGCGTGAGAGCGCTCTCACAACAACGACAGTGAAGTCGGGTGCTCCACAGGGACAAGGAGTTCGGCATGCAGAGCAGCAAGCACATCTACTACCTCCTGGCGTCGAGTACCGCACTGACGCTGGCCCTCACCGCGTGCGGTGACGGCGACAACGGGGCGTCGGCCGACGACGGAGACGACACCGGCAGCGGGTCCGGCCGACAGATCGAGCTGAGCGTGGCCACCTTCAACGAGTTCGGTTATGAGGAGCTCCTCAAGGAGTACGAGGCTGACAACCCCGGCATCAAGGTCACCCACGTCAAGGCCGACACCGCCGACAACGCCCGGGCCGCACTGCGCAACAGCTTGGGCGCGAACTCCGGAGCCTCGGATATCGAGGGGATGGAGGTCGACTGGGTCGTGGAGTTCAAGCAGTACCCCG is a window encoding:
- a CDS encoding ABC transporter permease, which produces MAAPSLNPWVVFLVRRLSRFVFSLWLLVTFAFLLLHLIPGDPVRNALGLTAPQDLVERQRETLGLNDPLHVQYGSYLADLSRGDFGVSMLNRLPVIDTISQRLPNTLSLALLAFLAVTLIAVPLGLLMAILTRDGRRRPLELGFTSGSMVVSAVPEFLLSVLLVYLFAVNLGVLPIAGKAGPSSYVLPVAAMTLGSAMALSRLVRVEVLGVLGQDFIRTARAKRLRAGRIYLRHALPNAVTATLTVSGLLLAGLVVGSVLVETIFAWPGLGPTMVSSILAKDYPMVQGIVLVYGTMVLLINLAVDLTLALLDPRSTIREAA
- a CDS encoding ABC transporter substrate-binding protein, which produces MRTTRPLLAIAMGGALVLSACSNSSDSPGSPDGNGTGAATQSPGETGTAELGEAGGTITMAIGDDPGNLDPAMTVLQVTRGVGRMAYDSLVRTSPDGEIVPNLATEWEVTPTSVTFSLNPDATCADGTPFTATDAADNISFIADPENASPLLGIMVPTDATASADDEAGTVTVEVSAPNAFLLSNLTSVFMVCRSGLDDRETLAQATAGTGPWVLEEAAPNDSYTFARNEDYSWGPRQEPFEGEGVPDTFVFRVIPNMTTTANLLLAGEVNIAGVSPGDEERVQAAGLDRYGAASPLGETFFNQGPGHPGADPAVRKALIAATDIEMVAAVGAGAAGQVSTGLVTLEPKVCPGDTVSGNLPAYNVEAANAMLDDAGWVRGADGIREKDGNRLSLKFIFAQRGGDELAAAAELLSQQWREVGAEMSPSTIAATQLNEVLFASGDWDAGWIPVTVDLPSQLLAFLSGPAAPDGTNFAHIDNETYTAKSAEANVQGEIEAACALWIEAETALIQNVDVAPMFDIVASNYLNGVTLDAASGEIDGSSIRSTQ
- a CDS encoding biotin-dependent carboxyltransferase family protein; this translates as MTELTIIEPGALTTVQDFGRPGHSALGIGRSGACDRGAHRLANALIGNHPTLATLELTLGGLSLSPDTDITLATSGARCPGVPHLAAFQLRAGETLTFGIPETGLRTYLAVRGGIDVEPVLGSRATDILSGLGPPVVSSGDVLPVGTTERPVPGVDVAPVPEPTNELMQIAVTPGPRRDWFDDEAWALLTSQTYSVDSQSNRVGVRLSGEPLQRLREGELVSEGMLRGAIQMPPSGLPVLFLADHPVTGGYPVIGYVDDLDVDRCAQLRPGQELRFVRAGR
- a CDS encoding 5-oxoprolinase subunit B family protein, with protein sequence MGEAMRILPSGSRGLLLELDTLEDVLRQYAALLDADLPVLDLVPAGRTILVVADRETNLEDLRSQLRQVPPAEHGQQEGSTVEVPVRYDGEDLAEAAELLGCSPEELVQRHQEEDWTVAFCGFAPGFGYLAGSKFAWDTPRRSSPRTKVPAGAVAIAGEFTGVYPRESPGGWQLIGTAVVDVFDIDRDPPALLVPGTAVRFVGQP
- a CDS encoding NRAMP family divalent metal transporter gives rise to the protein MPQDTTRDPKVDGQSALKAATGRGTLLGAIFLMATSSIGPGFITQTTNFTVQLGAAFAFAILISILVDIAIQTNVWRVIGISGMRAQELGNATLPGLGYLMAFLLLLGGLVFNIGNISGAGLGMNIMTDMNMRLGAVLLSALAIAIFLSKRAGVAMDRVVVLLGAVMILLTLYIAVTSGPPVGDALRNTVLPEQINALAITTLIGGTIGGYIIYAGVHRLLDAGISGPGHLKTLTQGAVTGIIVTGVMRVILFLAILGVVSAGHALDPERQAASAFEAAAGAVGYRLFGVVFAAAALTSVIGVSYTTVTFLTSREKTTPRTTNFMVIGFIVVSLILYLSIGAAPAQLLVFAGAFNGILLPVGIGVMLWVAWRRRDLLQGYDYPKWLAGIGTVAWLVTIYLAVNSVRPAIELITG
- a CDS encoding putative hydro-lyase, with protein sequence MSPAEARALFAQGLQVPTTGWCARYAQANIISVPQAVAFDMLLFATRNPKPCPVLEVLEAGQVRAPQGSAVYGDPAADIRVDVPRYRVWKEGELVEEASDVREHWRDDLVTFLIGCSFTFEHPMVEAGIPMRHQDAGTNVAMYRTSTRCLPAGDLGGPLVVSMRSIPAAQVADAVRITSRYPAVHGAPVHVGDPAGLGIEDLNSPDYGEAPTIEDGDVPVFWACGVTPQAMVLESRPQIALTHAPGHMLVTDIKDVVYAVP
- a CDS encoding LLM class flavin-dependent oxidoreductase, producing MSAPSHPLEVALRVPLGAPLPELATFATEVERAGLDGIGVPDHHHTGRDAYLALAAMGMATNRLRLFPATSNVVTRHPIVLASLVASLDELAPGRSELTVAPGFLSVEKAGEAQAKRAVLGEAVRALRGLLHEGRADHGGRELQLFHHPRSRAGLVHVLASGPRLLELAGAVGDGVLMLVGLHPDGVQAARAHVRAGAERAGRPDPYGPDSDFVETLIVPIGLGTRDEVRAWPRSWFRDGQPWLHYPSRSNLRWLSASGLDLPELGTGPDLTDPASLPDALVDDLLDAYGLFGPPEQCADRLLRARDELGMQRAFLFPAHTWTGSYDLPHDVVKAWSSTMRPRLTQAG
- a CDS encoding LamB/YcsF family protein, whose amino-acid sequence is MSTDTRTSETTETASIDLNADLGEGLGSWSMGDDLALLDIVTSANVACGFHAGDPSIMRSVTQAAADRGVAIGAHVAYRDLHGFGRRFIDMEPDALRDEVLYQIGALETFAQRAGTTIAYCKPHGALYNTIAKHPEQAAAVAEALSEFRSGLPVLGLPGSVWLGVAQETGLTPVGEAFADRAYTPDGSLVSRREQGSVLHEAGTIAERCVAMAKGEAIADVQGGELVLDARSICVHGDTPGAVEIARTVREALAGAGVQVEPFARA